From the Leptospira biflexa serovar Patoc strain 'Patoc 1 (Paris)' genome, one window contains:
- a CDS encoding M20 metallopeptidase family protein, with amino-acid sequence MKSLPTHRKDEMVRYRRTFHQNPELKYEEKETARFAKEHLESLGFQVEDGIAETGLVALFDSGIPGKTILVRADMDALPIHEENSHTYKSRNEGKMHACGHDGHTSILLALSSDLKIDFKSFVPKGKVLLCFQPAEEGGSGADRMIESGILDRYHVDAVFALHVWNHIPLGKVGVVNGTMMASVDEFKITIQGTSGHGAMPQHTVDPIVVGSHLVAALQTLVSRNVDPLEPCVVTVGSFHSGNAFNVIPESAVLHGTVRTYSKSVYEMIPERMRQLTSQVGAGFGAKITLDYKRIDKPTINDPVMADVVRKAAKTVLGDHCLTEENTRTMGGEDFSAFLMQRPGCYFFIGSRNEEKGFVHPHHSSFFDFDEDALPIGLSVMKEVVKTYLQEF; translated from the coding sequence ATGAAATCCTTACCCACACATAGAAAAGATGAAATGGTTCGTTACCGGAGAACCTTTCATCAAAACCCAGAACTTAAATACGAAGAAAAAGAAACAGCAAGGTTTGCCAAAGAACATCTAGAATCTCTTGGTTTCCAAGTAGAAGATGGAATCGCAGAAACAGGCCTAGTTGCCTTATTTGATTCAGGAATTCCAGGCAAAACCATTCTCGTTCGTGCTGACATGGATGCCCTACCGATCCACGAAGAAAATTCCCATACTTACAAAAGCCGAAATGAAGGGAAAATGCATGCATGTGGACATGACGGACATACGAGCATTTTACTGGCGTTATCCTCTGATCTAAAAATAGATTTCAAAAGTTTTGTTCCCAAGGGAAAAGTTTTACTTTGTTTCCAACCAGCAGAAGAAGGTGGATCTGGTGCCGACAGAATGATTGAATCTGGAATTCTAGATCGATACCATGTTGATGCTGTATTTGCCTTACATGTATGGAACCATATTCCATTAGGGAAAGTGGGTGTGGTAAATGGAACAATGATGGCATCGGTTGATGAGTTTAAAATCACAATCCAAGGAACTTCTGGCCATGGAGCCATGCCCCAACATACAGTTGATCCAATTGTTGTTGGAAGTCATTTGGTTGCCGCATTGCAAACGTTAGTATCAAGAAATGTGGATCCTCTGGAACCATGTGTAGTTACAGTTGGTTCGTTTCATTCCGGAAATGCATTTAACGTCATTCCAGAATCAGCCGTCCTTCATGGAACCGTCCGAACATATTCCAAATCAGTTTACGAAATGATCCCAGAAAGAATGAGACAACTTACCAGCCAAGTTGGCGCTGGATTTGGTGCAAAAATCACACTTGATTACAAACGAATCGATAAACCCACAATCAATGATCCAGTTATGGCTGATGTGGTTCGAAAGGCTGCAAAAACAGTATTAGGAGACCATTGCCTTACGGAAGAAAATACGAGAACCATGGGTGGCGAAGATTTTTCTGCATTTCTTATGCAAAGACCTGGATGTTATTTTTTTATTGGATCTCGAAACGAGGAGAAAGGATTTGTCCACCCTCACCACAGCTCATTTTTTGATTTTGATGAAGACGCACTTCCCATCGGTCTTTCGGTGATGAAGGAAGTGGTCAAAACCTATCTCCAAGAATTTTAA
- a CDS encoding enoyl-CoA hydratase/isomerase family protein: MISFELNDGIGLIKLAINEKNSFSNESFLNLKKVIQSAKESNAKVVVLRSESSGSFSLGLDLTTVSTMDMTKDLAPFLELFYHNLTELYQLEVPTIAEVSGHALGYGAMLALVCDYRFGTADIRFGLPEVKIGIQVPSFVYALMGEAVGYDVAKRHVLLGDAFKAKEMPTLFEEITDSEEDLRKKSKSLQTKLKKNSYSAMKDTKKGILHVHKPLLDLVKDDMKNTISSIQSPDAKEGISASVEVRRPVFTS, encoded by the coding sequence ATGATTAGTTTCGAACTCAATGACGGAATCGGATTGATAAAACTTGCGATCAATGAAAAGAACAGTTTTTCCAATGAATCATTTTTGAATTTAAAAAAAGTAATCCAATCGGCAAAAGAATCCAATGCAAAAGTTGTCGTATTACGAAGTGAATCCAGTGGTTCATTTTCATTGGGACTTGATCTCACAACTGTAAGCACAATGGATATGACAAAGGACCTTGCCCCATTTTTGGAATTATTTTACCACAATCTCACGGAACTTTACCAGCTCGAGGTGCCAACCATTGCAGAAGTTTCAGGACATGCTTTAGGTTATGGTGCGATGCTTGCTTTGGTTTGTGACTATCGATTTGGAACTGCAGACATTCGTTTTGGATTACCGGAAGTAAAAATTGGAATCCAAGTCCCTTCCTTTGTGTATGCACTGATGGGGGAAGCTGTCGGTTACGACGTTGCCAAACGGCATGTTTTACTTGGTGATGCGTTCAAAGCAAAAGAAATGCCTACTTTATTTGAAGAAATTACAGATTCAGAAGAAGATCTAAGGAAAAAATCAAAATCCTTACAAACAAAACTGAAAAAAAATTCTTACAGTGCGATGAAGGATACCAAAAAAGGAATCTTACATGTTCACAAACCACTTCTTGATTTAGTGAAAGATGATATGAAAAACACAATTAGTAGCATCCAATCTCCAGATGCAAAGGAAGGAATTTCCGCATCAGTAGAAGTGAGAAGACCTGTGTTTACATCTTAA
- a CDS encoding MarR family winged helix-turn-helix transcriptional regulator, which translates to MARELPKRFRSVRYFDRISSEIADIVRTEMEKLGFPGLTTSHFEILTFLIRTSKPINMTQIAKTIEKTKPTCTVLVNRLVKEGLVDRNPSPSDGREWAILLSKEGKKIRKKIVTISAKLLSLQTWGISKENEDILYPILDEIYKHIRNRRGIV; encoded by the coding sequence ATGGCAAGAGAACTCCCAAAACGCTTTCGATCCGTCCGATATTTTGATCGCATTAGTTCTGAAATTGCAGACATTGTTCGAACGGAAATGGAAAAACTAGGCTTTCCAGGACTCACTACTTCCCACTTTGAAATTCTTACATTTTTGATCCGAACATCAAAACCCATCAATATGACTCAAATTGCCAAAACCATTGAAAAAACAAAACCAACGTGTACGGTTCTTGTGAACCGTTTGGTCAAAGAAGGTTTGGTGGATCGAAACCCTTCGCCCAGTGACGGGAGAGAGTGGGCGATACTTCTTTCCAAAGAAGGAAAAAAAATCAGAAAAAAAATTGTTACGATTTCTGCTAAACTTCTATCTTTGCAGACTTGGGGGATATCAAAAGAAAACGAGGATATTTTGTATCCTATCCTCGATGAAATTTATAAACACATACGGAATCGAAGGGGAATCGTGTGA
- a CDS encoding aminopeptidase P N-terminal domain-containing protein, which yields MKLPVMKSNEFDAGLFQKRIRKVQKKLKKGEILILFAATHKIRNRDVEYKFRQNSDFYYLTGVREEDSIFVLTSDAVGMFCLPKDKEREIWTGIRLGKDKIKSMLDLDFTYDLNDWDKQKSAILIGNHTLYYFFGENPDRDRELLQECKNLSERAREGKFGPHRIEHPYFLHEERLIKSKEEIQILKNAAEITKFGHMRIMRESKPGLYEYELEALLEQEYLKYGSIGGGYGHIVASGKNACILHYVNNDDRLLDGDLVLVDSGAEWNYYTADVTRVFPVGKKFSDAQKTIYEVVLYAQKNAIRQSVTGIPFNEVHEKTVRFLADCLREMGFLKGNLDEILEKETYKKFYMHRTGHYLGMDVHDVGRYFIDGKSRPLKDGQVVTVEPGLYFDPSDDSIPKEFRGIGIRIEDDILINGKEPINLTESIPKEVSEIEALKS from the coding sequence ATGAAACTACCGGTTATGAAATCGAATGAATTCGATGCAGGACTATTTCAAAAACGAATTCGGAAAGTCCAAAAAAAGCTAAAAAAGGGCGAAATATTAATCTTATTTGCAGCAACTCACAAAATTAGAAATCGAGACGTTGAATATAAATTCAGACAAAATTCCGATTTTTATTACCTAACAGGGGTTAGAGAAGAGGATTCAATTTTTGTTTTAACTTCTGATGCAGTTGGGATGTTCTGTTTGCCCAAAGACAAAGAAAGGGAAATTTGGACAGGGATTCGTTTAGGCAAAGATAAAATCAAATCCATGTTAGATTTGGATTTTACATATGATTTGAACGATTGGGACAAACAAAAATCAGCAATTCTCATTGGGAATCATACCTTATATTATTTTTTTGGAGAAAATCCCGACAGGGATCGTGAACTATTACAGGAATGTAAAAATCTTTCGGAAAGAGCAAGGGAAGGGAAATTTGGACCACATCGTATCGAACACCCTTATTTTTTACACGAAGAACGACTCATCAAATCCAAAGAAGAAATCCAAATTCTAAAAAATGCTGCCGAGATTACAAAATTTGGACATATGCGTATCATGCGAGAAAGTAAACCCGGGTTGTATGAATATGAATTGGAAGCTTTACTTGAACAAGAATACCTAAAATATGGATCGATTGGTGGTGGGTATGGTCATATTGTAGCATCCGGTAAAAACGCATGTATCTTACATTATGTTAATAACGATGATCGTTTGTTAGATGGTGATTTGGTATTAGTGGATTCTGGTGCGGAATGGAATTATTACACGGCGGACGTAACCCGTGTTTTTCCTGTTGGGAAAAAGTTTTCAGACGCGCAAAAGACAATTTATGAAGTTGTATTGTATGCTCAAAAGAATGCGATTCGTCAATCCGTAACTGGAATTCCATTCAATGAAGTACATGAAAAAACGGTTCGTTTCCTTGCAGATTGTTTACGTGAGATGGGTTTTTTAAAAGGGAATCTCGATGAAATTTTAGAAAAAGAAACCTACAAAAAGTTTTATATGCATCGAACTGGGCATTATTTAGGAATGGATGTCCATGATGTTGGTAGGTATTTTATAGATGGAAAGTCAAGACCCTTAAAGGATGGGCAAGTGGTCACAGTTGAACCTGGATTGTATTTTGATCCAAGTGATGATTCAATACCAAAAGAATTTCGGGGCATAGGAATTCGTATTGAAGATGATATCCTCATCAATGGAAAAGAACCAATCAATTTAACAGAATCGATTCCAAAAGAAGTTTCTGAAATTGAAGCTTTGAAATCGTAG
- the waaF gene encoding lipopolysaccharide heptosyltransferase II, protein MPEKILIIQTAFLGDLILSTSFFHAVKMEHKESEIHVLVNLGTESVLDQNPDITKVWCLDKKRIKKNPFFFLKFVKKLRSERFDKVYSPHFSYRSSLISFFTKAPIRIGYKESGFSFLHTKVIQRPKQGPHEVEKLFSLLFEPYDFPTGRERQPYLYPGTEEESSFALKKSKLIKNDSGYILIAPSSLWETKRLPEEKFVSVITQILRKRNETVILIGSKADIEIQNHIFRLMKTEPLELKERERLLSLVGQTSLKELMVWIQNATAILSNDSSPIHFASAFNTPTVMIYGATIPAFGYGSLSDKHRIMEVNGLNCRPCGIHGGRVCPEGHFRCMLDQNPVRIFEALEEVIKT, encoded by the coding sequence ATGCCTGAAAAAATACTGATCATCCAAACCGCTTTTTTAGGAGATTTGATCCTATCGACCTCCTTTTTCCATGCTGTGAAAATGGAACACAAGGAAAGCGAAATCCATGTCTTAGTCAATTTGGGTACGGAGTCGGTCCTAGACCAAAATCCTGACATAACTAAAGTTTGGTGTTTGGATAAAAAAAGGATCAAAAAGAATCCCTTTTTTTTCCTAAAATTTGTTAAAAAATTAAGATCAGAAAGATTTGATAAGGTTTACTCTCCTCATTTTTCCTATCGATCGAGCCTCATTTCCTTTTTTACAAAGGCACCCATTCGCATTGGTTATAAGGAATCGGGATTTTCTTTTTTGCACACGAAGGTAATCCAAAGACCCAAACAAGGTCCTCATGAAGTGGAAAAATTATTTTCTCTCTTATTTGAACCTTATGATTTTCCAACGGGAAGGGAAAGGCAACCTTACTTGTATCCAGGTACCGAGGAAGAATCGAGTTTTGCTCTCAAAAAATCAAAACTCATAAAAAATGACTCGGGTTATATCCTCATTGCCCCGTCATCCTTGTGGGAAACAAAACGGTTGCCTGAAGAAAAATTTGTCAGTGTCATCACTCAAATCTTGCGAAAACGAAATGAAACTGTGATCCTCATCGGAAGTAAGGCAGATATAGAGATTCAGAATCATATTTTCCGTTTGATGAAAACAGAGCCACTTGAATTAAAAGAAAGGGAAAGGTTGTTATCACTTGTTGGCCAAACGAGTTTAAAAGAACTTATGGTTTGGATCCAAAATGCGACTGCCATTCTTTCGAATGATTCGAGTCCCATTCACTTTGCATCTGCCTTTAATACACCTACAGTGATGATTTATGGCGCCACAATACCGGCGTTTGGTTATGGAAGTTTGTCTGACAAACACCGTATTATGGAAGTGAATGGATTAAACTGCAGACCATGTGGCATTCACGGAGGTAGGGTTTGCCCAGAAGGGCATTTTCGGTGTATGTTGGATCAAAATCCAGTACGTATTTTTGAAGCACTCGAGGAAGTGATTAAGACATGA
- a CDS encoding thiolase family protein, with protein sequence MKKVYIHNPSLSVFGKHKGSQLDLSYATAKQSVHEFQSHKIQFIIYASFSPDSYNKEYHLSAKIAARLGLKDVYSIRMETASSSGASAFQLGVNLILSGRYDHGLVIATELMSQLNREESNLLLGSVLSDSQKKLGMSMAQGGAMITNRYLHEYGYSKEDLFAIAKKLHDNGLQNPKAHIKKNLTIEEYENQPKIASPLGLYDISPLSDGSAALILSKDPSSILVRGMGSGTAPFLSSAEPSFLANRIAFSKAYEGAGVDPNDIHFAELHDAFTPFELVGAEDAGFFKRGEALFQVKAGLTHPKGKLPINASGGLKSRGHPVGASGLAQIVELCRFFSEWPEKRLAVAQSIGGLATNNFVSILERV encoded by the coding sequence AAGAAAGTTTACATTCACAATCCATCACTCAGTGTATTCGGTAAACATAAAGGTTCTCAATTAGATTTGTCTTATGCCACCGCAAAACAATCTGTACATGAGTTTCAATCTCACAAAATTCAGTTCATTATTTATGCAAGTTTTTCACCTGATTCTTATAACAAGGAATACCATCTCTCTGCAAAAATAGCAGCAAGGCTCGGTCTCAAAGATGTTTATTCCATTCGGATGGAAACGGCTTCGTCTTCTGGGGCTTCAGCCTTTCAATTGGGAGTGAATTTAATTCTCAGTGGTCGTTATGATCATGGTCTCGTGATTGCAACAGAACTCATGTCACAATTGAATCGTGAGGAAAGTAATTTGTTGTTAGGCTCAGTCCTCTCTGACTCTCAAAAAAAATTGGGAATGTCAATGGCACAAGGTGGAGCCATGATTACCAATCGTTACCTTCATGAGTATGGATATTCGAAAGAGGACTTATTTGCGATTGCGAAAAAACTCCACGACAATGGCCTACAAAATCCAAAAGCCCATATCAAAAAAAATCTAACCATTGAGGAATACGAAAACCAACCAAAAATCGCGAGTCCCTTGGGTCTCTATGATATATCTCCACTTTCGGATGGTTCTGCGGCTCTCATTCTTTCAAAGGATCCAAGTTCCATTCTGGTGCGTGGGATGGGATCTGGCACGGCTCCCTTTCTTTCCTCGGCTGAGCCCAGTTTTTTAGCCAATCGCATTGCCTTTTCCAAAGCATATGAAGGAGCAGGGGTGGACCCAAACGACATTCATTTTGCGGAATTACACGATGCCTTCACTCCTTTTGAGCTCGTAGGGGCTGAGGATGCTGGTTTTTTCAAACGAGGGGAGGCCCTGTTCCAAGTTAAAGCTGGTCTCACCCATCCCAAGGGGAAACTTCCTATCAACGCCTCTGGTGGGCTTAAATCGAGGGGTCATCCAGTCGGTGCTTCCGGTCTTGCACAGATTGTAGAACTTTGCCGCTTCTTTTCTGAATGGCCCGAAAAGCGGTTGGCAGTAGCACAAAGTATAGGTGGACTAGCTACAAACAACTTTGTGTCGATATTAGAAAGAGTCTGA